In Rhodococcus sp. OK302, one genomic interval encodes:
- a CDS encoding crotonase/enoyl-CoA hydratase family protein, translating into MSDRVRVEIVETVAFVSLNRPEKLNGLDLDTLEELVDAARRIKSDRSIRGVILQGSGKAFSAGLDFASAGKQPKRMAKAFAKLPGQKTNLFQRACWVWRELPVPVIAVVHGHCFGGGLQLALAADFRFSTPDCTFSVMEAKWGLIPDMTGTVTLRELAAMDVVKRLAMTAEIFDGKQALGWGLVTGVDEDPLAPARELLAQIMTRSPDAVAATKTLLHKSWNKSPRGAFWVESRVQLALMRGKNYQIARAANSAKKLPEFVLRKFG; encoded by the coding sequence GTGAGCGATCGTGTTCGTGTCGAGATAGTCGAGACGGTTGCCTTTGTCAGCCTGAATCGGCCGGAGAAGCTCAATGGACTCGACCTCGACACACTCGAAGAGTTGGTGGATGCGGCTCGGCGCATCAAATCCGACCGCTCGATCCGCGGTGTGATTCTGCAGGGTTCCGGCAAGGCATTTTCCGCCGGTCTGGATTTTGCGTCGGCCGGAAAGCAGCCGAAGCGGATGGCCAAGGCATTTGCGAAGCTGCCCGGGCAGAAGACCAATCTCTTTCAGCGGGCGTGCTGGGTGTGGCGAGAATTGCCGGTGCCGGTGATCGCGGTGGTGCACGGGCATTGTTTCGGCGGAGGTTTGCAGCTTGCGCTCGCTGCCGACTTCCGGTTCAGCACACCGGACTGCACTTTTTCGGTGATGGAAGCCAAGTGGGGATTGATTCCCGATATGACGGGCACCGTGACTTTGCGTGAGCTCGCAGCGATGGACGTTGTGAAACGTCTGGCGATGACGGCTGAAATCTTCGACGGCAAGCAGGCTCTCGGGTGGGGACTGGTCACCGGCGTCGACGAGGACCCGCTCGCTCCGGCCCGGGAACTGCTGGCGCAGATCATGACTCGATCACCGGACGCGGTAGCGGCAACCAAGACACTGCTGCACAAGTCGTGGAACAAATCTCCGCGCGGGGCGTTCTGGGTGGAGTCCCGCGTGCAGTTGGCGTTGATGCGCGGGAAGAACTACCAGATTGCCCGCGCCGCGAACTCGGCAAAGAAGTTGCCGGAGTTCGTCCTTCGCAAGTTCGGCTAG
- a CDS encoding TetR/AcrR family transcriptional regulator: MSSSLDPKSAMIAVAERMFAERGIHEVSMRDVAAAAGQRNNSAVQYHFGGRDGLVQAVFRFRMGQINLARLAYLDDIDASGRTDTVRALVEAFLYPLADFLATADGSNYARFIARVSPSVDTLSPEFREVSEASNEVVSRLARALSHLPRRVAIERIDLMSNMTVSALAVFEQRREEGIPVVKADFDATVDHLVDLMVAGLLAPQSGHTRTRTT; the protein is encoded by the coding sequence ATGTCCAGTTCGTTAGATCCCAAAAGCGCAATGATCGCCGTCGCCGAACGTATGTTTGCCGAGCGCGGCATTCACGAGGTGTCGATGCGTGACGTTGCGGCAGCAGCTGGGCAGCGCAACAACTCTGCCGTCCAGTATCACTTCGGTGGGCGAGATGGTTTGGTGCAAGCGGTTTTCCGGTTCCGGATGGGTCAGATCAACCTTGCGCGTTTGGCATACCTCGACGATATCGATGCAAGTGGTCGAACTGATACGGTTCGGGCCTTGGTCGAAGCGTTCCTCTATCCCCTGGCAGATTTTCTCGCCACTGCAGATGGATCCAACTACGCTCGCTTCATTGCCAGGGTTTCGCCCTCGGTAGACACCTTGAGCCCGGAATTTCGCGAAGTCAGTGAAGCAAGCAACGAGGTCGTCTCCCGACTGGCGCGGGCACTCTCGCATCTGCCGCGTCGCGTTGCGATCGAACGGATCGACCTGATGTCCAACATGACGGTCTCTGCGCTGGCAGTCTTCGAACAGCGACGCGAAGAGGGAATTCCGGTGGTAAAGGCTGACTTCGACGCTACCGTCGACCATTTGGTGGACCTCATGGTGGCGGGACTTCTTGCTCCGCAGAGTGGACACACACGAACACGAACCACATGA
- a CDS encoding formylglycine-generating enzyme family protein, which yields MTSSPAMSTPPKNMSLIPGGTFWMGSEDFYPEERPVHQVSVDSFWMDTTAVTVAEFRRFVKATGHVTTAEIAPSAEDYPDADPALLVPGSLVFNSPPGPVSLDDYTQWWSFTAGADWRHPEGSDSNVGGREKHPVTHISYFDAQAYAEWAGKELPSEAEWEFAARGGLDRQAYVWGNEDSPGGKPGGNVWQGQFPWENLLEDGYERTAPVGKFRPNGYGLLDMAGNVWEWTVDHFTSDHAHSSKNVAPATSCCIPRNPRAEFATETVAGEPYARRVIKGGSHLCAPNYCLRYRPAARQSESEESSTCHVGFRCIVRIPQD from the coding sequence ATGACGTCATCACCCGCCATGAGCACTCCCCCGAAAAATATGTCTTTGATTCCGGGTGGCACGTTCTGGATGGGCTCCGAGGATTTTTATCCCGAAGAACGCCCAGTTCACCAGGTGAGTGTCGACAGTTTCTGGATGGATACGACGGCCGTGACCGTCGCCGAGTTCCGACGTTTCGTCAAAGCCACTGGGCATGTCACGACGGCAGAGATCGCGCCATCGGCTGAGGACTACCCCGATGCCGATCCGGCGCTGTTGGTACCCGGCTCGTTGGTGTTCAATTCCCCGCCCGGGCCGGTATCACTCGACGATTACACGCAGTGGTGGTCTTTCACTGCGGGAGCCGACTGGCGACATCCGGAAGGTTCCGACAGCAATGTCGGCGGACGCGAGAAGCATCCCGTCACCCATATCTCGTACTTCGACGCTCAGGCGTATGCCGAGTGGGCCGGCAAGGAACTGCCCAGCGAAGCTGAGTGGGAGTTCGCTGCCCGCGGCGGTCTCGACCGCCAGGCTTATGTCTGGGGCAACGAGGACTCACCGGGCGGAAAGCCCGGCGGAAATGTGTGGCAGGGCCAGTTCCCGTGGGAGAACCTGCTCGAGGACGGGTACGAGCGCACTGCGCCCGTCGGCAAGTTCCGTCCCAACGGATATGGATTGCTGGATATGGCCGGCAATGTGTGGGAGTGGACGGTCGATCACTTCACGTCCGACCACGCCCACAGTTCCAAAAATGTTGCGCCCGCGACCTCCTGCTGCATTCCACGCAACCCTCGTGCCGAGTTCGCGACGGAAACCGTTGCGGGAGAACCATATGCGCGACGCGTCATCAAGGGCGGTTCACACCTGTGCGCGCCCAACTATTGCTTGCGGTACCGGCCCGCCGCGCGGCAGAGCGAGTCCGAAGAGTCCTCGACCTGCCACGTCGGCTTCCGGTGCATCGTGCGGATTCCGCAGGACTGA
- a CDS encoding WhiB family transcriptional regulator, with amino-acid sequence MHKHLPMPVPTAETWDWQLRGSCRGHDSAVYFHPDGERGHARENRELNAKKVCAGCPVLQQCREHALSVHEPYGIWGGMTETERAEYVRSLRKRSNRIREVAHAV; translated from the coding sequence ATGCATAAGCACCTTCCGATGCCCGTTCCGACTGCCGAGACCTGGGACTGGCAGTTGCGGGGTTCGTGCCGTGGGCACGATTCAGCTGTGTACTTCCACCCGGACGGCGAGCGTGGACATGCTCGCGAGAACCGTGAGCTCAACGCCAAGAAGGTGTGCGCGGGATGCCCGGTGCTGCAGCAGTGCCGAGAGCACGCGCTGTCCGTTCACGAGCCCTACGGAATCTGGGGCGGCATGACGGAAACCGAGCGCGCAGAATATGTGCGATCACTGCGTAAGCGCAGCAACCGAATTCGCGAAGTAGCGCACGCAGTCTGA
- a CDS encoding TauD/TfdA dioxygenase family protein, which yields MAALTSSRTVQIGNHTIEFGPRGMRRNPEGVESMPYERFTLTPVTPFIGAEISNIDLRDPSAEQIEDVRRALLEWKVVFFRDQNISSLNHRDFASNWGELEVHPLLPQGEVPAVVRFERGEDSPGTENIWHVDVTWTKTPPLGSVLRAIDVPPAGGDTLWADMGNAFDCLPDEVKELIDGRDAIHDFEPSFGRGMTPEKLAQMKEQFPPVLHPMVRKHPETGRKTLFVNSLFTTHIPDMDPVESRDLLNLLFAQVKVPDFQCRFKWAANSIAFWDNRATQHYAASDYFPHRRVMERVAILGDAPF from the coding sequence ATGGCAGCACTCACGTCCTCCCGTACCGTTCAAATCGGTAATCACACAATCGAATTCGGACCTCGCGGGATGCGCCGCAATCCCGAGGGTGTGGAGTCGATGCCCTACGAGCGTTTCACGCTGACGCCGGTCACTCCGTTCATCGGTGCCGAGATCAGCAACATCGATCTACGGGATCCCTCAGCGGAGCAGATCGAGGACGTCCGTCGGGCCCTGCTCGAATGGAAGGTCGTATTCTTCCGCGACCAGAACATCTCCAGCCTCAATCACCGTGACTTCGCCAGTAATTGGGGCGAACTCGAAGTTCACCCGTTGCTTCCGCAGGGTGAGGTCCCGGCCGTGGTCCGATTCGAGCGTGGCGAGGACAGTCCGGGTACCGAAAACATCTGGCACGTCGACGTCACGTGGACCAAGACCCCGCCGCTGGGCTCAGTCCTGCGTGCGATCGATGTTCCGCCGGCCGGCGGCGACACACTCTGGGCAGATATGGGCAATGCCTTCGATTGCCTTCCCGACGAGGTCAAGGAACTGATCGACGGCCGCGACGCAATCCATGACTTCGAGCCGTCGTTCGGCCGCGGAATGACTCCCGAGAAGCTCGCACAGATGAAGGAGCAGTTCCCGCCGGTGCTGCATCCGATGGTGCGCAAGCATCCCGAAACGGGCCGCAAGACACTGTTTGTGAACAGCCTCTTCACCACTCACATCCCGGACATGGATCCCGTCGAGAGCCGTGATCTGCTCAACCTGCTGTTCGCGCAGGTCAAAGTTCCCGATTTTCAGTGCCGCTTCAAGTGGGCCGCCAATTCAATTGCGTTCTGGGACAACCGAGCAACGCAGCACTACGCGGCCAGCGATTATTTCCCGCATCGCCGCGTCATGGAGCGCGTCGCGATTCTGGGCGACGCACCCTTCTGA
- a CDS encoding ROK family transcriptional regulator, which yields MTRPFTTPATAGEVFSLIRTGSATTRSEIGKLTGLSRTAVSARVSALQSLGLIADDDEGPSTGGRPPSTLTFAKSAGLVLVVAIGRSRAQLAVTDLSGAILTAEDIDKSVGVGPAELMPEIAEHLKSILERIGRPSTDVIGVGLSIPGTVDVAAGASLDSPMMSGWDGVALAPYLASVTNAPLFADNDANVMALAELSERRESAPNLLMIKASTGLGAGIVLGGALQRGSLGAAGEIGHTKTAAARDMKCHCGDVGCVETVASGWALVDALQAQGRNVGHVRDVVRLALDGDSEARRLIRSSGRLVGDVISGAVNLLNPEVLVIGGDMAEADELFLAGLRESVYGNATALATRSLHIVSVSHGVQSGILGCAVLVLDNLLSVREIDRRVAESVR from the coding sequence ATGACCCGACCGTTCACGACTCCCGCCACAGCCGGCGAGGTGTTCTCGCTGATCCGCACAGGATCCGCGACCACTCGCAGCGAAATCGGGAAGCTCACCGGGCTGTCTCGGACGGCGGTATCGGCGCGAGTGAGCGCACTACAGTCGCTCGGACTCATCGCGGACGACGACGAAGGCCCCTCGACCGGTGGCCGTCCACCCTCCACTCTGACTTTCGCCAAATCTGCGGGACTGGTACTTGTTGTCGCGATCGGCCGCTCGCGTGCACAGTTGGCCGTCACCGACCTCTCCGGTGCAATCCTCACCGCCGAGGACATCGACAAGTCAGTGGGCGTCGGACCGGCCGAATTGATGCCCGAAATCGCCGAGCATCTGAAATCGATCCTCGAGCGCATCGGGAGGCCCTCCACCGACGTCATCGGCGTCGGGCTCAGCATCCCGGGCACAGTCGACGTGGCAGCCGGGGCGAGCCTCGACTCACCGATGATGTCCGGCTGGGACGGCGTCGCGCTGGCGCCGTACCTCGCATCGGTAACCAACGCCCCACTGTTTGCCGACAACGATGCCAATGTCATGGCTTTGGCCGAACTCAGCGAAAGACGTGAGAGCGCACCGAATCTGCTGATGATCAAGGCCTCCACCGGGTTAGGCGCAGGAATCGTTCTCGGCGGCGCTCTCCAGCGTGGTTCACTCGGCGCGGCCGGCGAGATCGGGCATACCAAAACTGCGGCTGCCCGAGACATGAAGTGTCACTGCGGCGACGTGGGTTGTGTTGAAACCGTCGCCAGCGGCTGGGCTCTCGTCGACGCGCTGCAAGCCCAAGGGCGCAACGTCGGGCACGTTCGAGACGTCGTTCGCCTCGCACTCGACGGCGACAGCGAAGCGCGCCGATTGATCCGATCCAGCGGCCGTCTCGTCGGCGATGTCATTTCCGGCGCGGTCAATCTCCTCAACCCGGAAGTGCTCGTCATCGGCGGCGACATGGCCGAAGCCGACGAACTTTTCCTCGCCGGCCTTCGAGAGTCCGTCTACGGCAATGCAACTGCCCTTGCCACCCGTTCCCTACACATCGTTTCCGTCAGCCACGGCGTGCAATCGGGAATTCTCGGCTGCGCCGTCCTCGTGCTGGACAATCTCCTCAGCGTGCGGGAGATCGACCGTCGGGTCGCCGAGTCGGTCCGCTAG
- a CDS encoding HAD family hydrolase has protein sequence MSIDSTSDQYGQITATLFDFSGTLFRLEENSDWDEHFVDHAGEPMDVHAQAELMRRMTAPVGPTVDMDEAGLHAWNNRDRDPTLHRQAYLDVLAKSGVPDRARAEALYSLLIDPARWVPYPDAGEVLKSLSEKGIRTAVLSNIAFDIRPAFVARGWDIWVDEFVLSFEIGAVKPELEIFEYALSQLDVDAERALMVGDSEIADGAARELGCAFALVDPLPTAQRPRALLEAVAKLGLL, from the coding sequence ATGAGCATCGACAGCACTAGCGATCAATACGGGCAAATAACCGCAACGCTGTTCGACTTCTCGGGAACACTCTTTCGTCTCGAAGAAAATTCCGACTGGGACGAACATTTTGTCGATCACGCCGGTGAGCCGATGGATGTACACGCGCAAGCCGAATTGATGCGGCGGATGACCGCGCCCGTCGGTCCGACCGTCGACATGGACGAAGCCGGGCTGCACGCCTGGAACAACCGTGACCGCGATCCCACACTTCATCGCCAGGCGTATCTCGATGTTCTTGCCAAGTCAGGGGTGCCCGACCGTGCTCGCGCCGAGGCTCTGTACAGCTTGTTGATCGACCCCGCCCGATGGGTGCCCTACCCCGATGCCGGCGAAGTTTTGAAGTCATTGTCGGAGAAGGGGATCCGAACCGCAGTTCTGAGCAACATCGCCTTCGACATCCGACCGGCTTTTGTCGCCCGCGGGTGGGACATCTGGGTGGACGAGTTCGTGCTGTCCTTCGAAATTGGTGCCGTCAAGCCCGAACTCGAGATCTTCGAGTACGCGCTGTCGCAACTCGACGTCGACGCCGAACGCGCATTGATGGTGGGCGACAGTGAAATCGCCGACGGCGCAGCCCGGGAACTCGGTTGCGCATTCGCCTTGGTCGATCCTCTACCTACAGCCCAGCGTCCGCGCGCATTGCTGGAGGCTGTCGCGAAGCTCGGACTCCTCTGA
- a CDS encoding arylsulfatase, producing MNRHSIPIIAETPNVAASVDYRDQQVPFTRPEPVRPPAGAPNVLLIMIDDVGFGAASSFGGPCRTPTAERLADNGIKYSRFHTAALCSPTRAATLTGRNHHSVGMGVISEMANAAPGYNGTRPASAATVARVLQGNGYATGAFGKMHQTPTWETTAAGPFDRWPVREGFDKFYGFLGAESDQFTPVLYEDFTMVDLPKTPQEGYHLSEDLVDHAIEWIEGVNTMDPDKPFFCYLPFGACHAPLQIPDSYLNKYVGEFDHGWDRQREITLEKQKEMGVVGPDTELAPWAPGAPHWDELDDDQKKVSARLMELYAAFLEHTDDEVGRLVDRLQDMGVLDNTLVLYMLGDNGASAEGGMEGSFNYLAGLNGYKTATADVLARYDELGTETSYPHYPASWALALDTPYQWAKQVASHYGGTRNGLIAHWPKGIDNPGIREQWHHCVDITPTILEAAGIPAPTSVDGVTQKPMEGVAMNYTFDEPKAEERHTTQYFEIFGNRGIYDHGWTAVTAHRAPWLMATHGLELTSLSDDKWELYDTTVDWSQARDLADEHPEILARLKEKFLVEAAKYQVLPLDDRTVGRHSTPESRPPHPMMGRKSLTLYPHMNGLVEKAAPNFFNRSYSLTADLGSVADGMLVSLGGRFGGFALYIIDSVPVFCYNFSGGGRTFVRAENPLNSDAKEVSVNFQYDGGGIGKGGVATLSVDGVVVAEGRIEKTTRAIFSMNEQLDIGINRGSPVAEEFAEQGTFRYGGKLNSVRIDLLPTRDVVSTEERDKIALAVH from the coding sequence GTGAATCGTCATTCCATCCCGATCATCGCCGAAACACCGAACGTCGCCGCGTCCGTCGACTACCGTGACCAGCAGGTTCCGTTCACGAGGCCGGAACCGGTCCGCCCTCCCGCCGGCGCTCCCAACGTTCTGCTGATCATGATCGACGATGTCGGATTCGGCGCAGCCTCGTCTTTCGGCGGTCCTTGCCGCACACCGACGGCCGAGCGCCTGGCAGACAACGGCATCAAGTACAGCCGGTTCCACACTGCTGCACTGTGCTCACCGACCCGCGCAGCTACTCTGACGGGCCGAAATCACCACAGCGTCGGCATGGGCGTCATCTCCGAAATGGCCAACGCCGCACCCGGATACAACGGCACTCGCCCCGCATCCGCAGCAACCGTCGCCCGCGTTCTGCAGGGCAACGGCTACGCCACCGGTGCATTCGGCAAAATGCATCAGACCCCGACGTGGGAGACCACCGCAGCAGGCCCGTTCGACCGTTGGCCTGTGCGTGAAGGCTTCGACAAGTTCTACGGTTTCCTCGGCGCCGAGTCCGACCAGTTCACCCCGGTTCTCTACGAGGACTTCACGATGGTCGACCTGCCCAAGACTCCGCAAGAGGGCTACCACCTCTCGGAGGATCTGGTCGATCACGCGATCGAATGGATCGAGGGTGTCAACACCATGGACCCCGACAAGCCGTTCTTCTGCTACCTCCCCTTCGGCGCTTGCCATGCACCGCTTCAGATTCCGGACAGCTACCTGAACAAGTACGTCGGCGAGTTCGATCACGGCTGGGATCGCCAGCGGGAGATCACCCTCGAGAAGCAGAAGGAAATGGGCGTCGTCGGGCCCGATACGGAATTGGCTCCGTGGGCACCGGGCGCACCGCACTGGGATGAACTCGACGACGACCAGAAGAAGGTCTCGGCTCGGCTCATGGAGCTGTATGCAGCGTTCCTCGAGCACACCGACGACGAGGTCGGACGACTCGTAGATCGCTTGCAGGACATGGGTGTTCTGGACAACACCCTGGTCCTGTACATGCTCGGCGACAACGGCGCCTCCGCGGAAGGTGGCATGGAGGGTTCCTTCAACTACCTCGCCGGCCTCAACGGCTACAAGACCGCGACGGCCGACGTCCTCGCGCGTTACGACGAACTGGGTACTGAAACCAGCTACCCGCATTACCCGGCGTCGTGGGCCTTGGCACTCGATACCCCGTACCAGTGGGCAAAGCAGGTTGCGTCGCACTACGGCGGAACTCGCAACGGCCTGATCGCACACTGGCCCAAGGGAATCGACAATCCAGGCATCCGCGAGCAGTGGCATCACTGCGTCGACATCACCCCGACAATTCTCGAAGCCGCGGGCATTCCCGCACCCACGAGCGTCGACGGCGTCACACAGAAGCCGATGGAGGGTGTCGCGATGAACTACACCTTCGACGAACCCAAGGCCGAAGAGCGCCACACCACACAGTATTTCGAGATTTTCGGCAACCGCGGCATCTACGATCACGGCTGGACTGCAGTGACCGCGCACCGCGCACCGTGGCTGATGGCAACTCACGGACTCGAGCTGACCTCACTCAGCGACGACAAGTGGGAGTTGTACGACACCACTGTCGACTGGTCTCAGGCCCGCGACCTCGCGGACGAGCATCCCGAGATCCTCGCTCGCCTCAAGGAAAAGTTCCTGGTCGAGGCAGCCAAGTATCAGGTACTCCCCCTTGATGATCGAACCGTCGGCCGGCACTCCACTCCGGAATCGCGTCCGCCTCATCCCATGATGGGCCGCAAGTCCCTCACGCTCTACCCACACATGAACGGACTGGTCGAGAAGGCCGCACCCAATTTCTTCAACCGCTCCTATTCGCTGACCGCAGATCTGGGCAGCGTCGCCGACGGCATGCTGGTCAGCCTGGGCGGCCGGTTCGGTGGATTCGCCTTGTACATCATCGATTCCGTTCCTGTCTTCTGCTACAACTTCAGCGGTGGCGGTCGGACGTTCGTGCGCGCTGAGAACCCCTTGAACAGCGACGCCAAGGAAGTATCGGTCAACTTCCAGTACGACGGCGGGGGGATCGGCAAGGGCGGTGTGGCGACTCTGAGCGTCGACGGCGTCGTTGTTGCCGAAGGCCGGATCGAGAAGACCACACGGGCGATCTTCAGCATGAACGAGCAGCTGGATATCGGCATCAACCGCGGTAGCCCGGTCGCCGAAGAGTTCGCTGAGCAGGGCACCTTCCGCTACGGCGGCAAGCTGAACAGCGTACGAATCGACCTGCTCCCGACGCGTGACGTCGTCTCGACAGAAGAGCGCGACAAGATCGCACTAGCAGTGCACTAG
- a CDS encoding sensor histidine kinase, which produces MSFTDRVFARWPRPLDPMRSFKVKVGLLVVAALFFASGGFWLTAQQPFRFALLTALVVALGVTQVLAHGMTSPLREMTAAAQAMARGDYSRRVRATSRDEVGELAVAFNRMAEDLGADDQYRRELIGNVSHELRTPITVLQALLENVVDGVQEPNPETMRSALAQTERLGALVADLLDLSKLEGGAIPLKLNSFDLEPFLRDVAAERGTDVAIDVRPPGLAVLADPDRLHQVVTNLVDNAVRHGSTEVGIVIRAYNRVDGEVVIEVNDNGPGIEPDSRALVFDRFTRGGSTDGGTGLGLAIAKWAVELHGGTIAVVDARSGCCIRVVLPQN; this is translated from the coding sequence TGTTCTTTGCGTCGGGCGGATTCTGGTTGACCGCGCAGCAACCGTTCCGCTTTGCACTGTTGACGGCTTTGGTAGTGGCACTGGGAGTTACGCAGGTGCTCGCCCACGGCATGACGTCACCGCTCCGTGAGATGACAGCGGCAGCACAGGCCATGGCACGCGGTGATTACTCACGCCGAGTCCGGGCAACCTCACGCGACGAAGTGGGTGAACTTGCGGTGGCGTTCAATCGGATGGCGGAGGACCTCGGCGCCGACGACCAGTATCGGCGCGAACTGATCGGCAACGTTTCACACGAATTGCGCACACCGATCACGGTTTTGCAGGCGCTTCTCGAGAACGTCGTCGACGGTGTGCAGGAGCCGAATCCGGAAACGATGCGCTCGGCGCTCGCTCAGACCGAACGACTCGGAGCTTTGGTAGCCGATCTACTCGATCTCTCGAAACTGGAAGGCGGCGCAATACCGCTGAAGCTCAACAGTTTCGATCTCGAACCATTCCTTCGTGATGTGGCCGCGGAGAGGGGAACTGACGTGGCGATCGATGTGCGGCCACCGGGATTGGCAGTGCTCGCCGATCCGGATCGACTCCACCAGGTGGTGACAAATTTGGTGGACAACGCGGTGCGGCACGGTTCGACGGAGGTGGGGATCGTCATTCGTGCGTACAACCGGGTGGACGGCGAGGTGGTGATCGAGGTCAACGACAACGGTCCCGGAATCGAACCTGACTCGCGCGCACTGGTTTTCGATCGGTTCACTCGGGGCGGGTCCACGGATGGCGGGACCGGGCTTGGGCTTGCTATCGCAAAATGGGCGGTCGAACTGCACGGTGGAACCATCGCAGTTGTCGACGCCCGATCGGGTTGTTGTATCCGAGTGGTGCTGCCGCAGAACTGA
- a CDS encoding DUF4153 domain-containing protein: MTAPLTVPQKPMTTVPAPKKPGRLWRRPDRTSMATRSMLVGSVVVGLLAATILDIGVVGAAYLIVGVGVLAVIGILTPPPLTAVQWAACVGALALLGVAAIRGAGWLAFVCIVAAWVVFTWVLVGGRTWTGIVAGTVMPWRAALRVVGFVRRRKLRVGTSPRVPTMRVVAVTAVSVTLLLIFGSLFVSADPEFAKIFGDAPAVRVDEPIARLVIGALVAFVTLSAVYLRRRSPSVDALAPKPAVPLPLWEWAVPLAVLNILFLGFVAVQLKTLFGGDKHVQVTDGLTYANYARQGFWQLMAVTVLTLVVIAVAVRRVDRGDRRSRNLARGLLGVLCAFSLVIVASAVHRMWLYENQYGFTRLRVSVFAAEILLGVVFILLIAAGVRMSGKWLPIGVLATAVVGLLAFAVFNPDAYIAEKNVQRFENGKTIDTFYLSTLSADAVPALDRLPEPQRSDALMYLKQELLGSEDSWWEFNSSRERAREILAG; the protein is encoded by the coding sequence ATGACTGCTCCGCTCACAGTCCCGCAGAAGCCGATGACGACGGTGCCCGCTCCGAAGAAGCCTGGCAGGTTGTGGCGTCGGCCCGATCGGACATCGATGGCAACGCGGTCGATGCTCGTCGGATCGGTTGTCGTCGGTCTGCTCGCAGCCACGATCCTCGATATCGGAGTGGTCGGCGCGGCATACTTGATAGTCGGGGTCGGCGTGCTCGCCGTGATCGGAATCCTGACGCCGCCACCGCTGACGGCTGTTCAATGGGCAGCGTGCGTGGGCGCACTCGCACTGTTGGGGGTGGCCGCAATTCGCGGGGCCGGGTGGCTTGCCTTCGTCTGTATCGTGGCAGCCTGGGTGGTGTTCACCTGGGTGTTGGTCGGTGGCCGCACGTGGACGGGAATTGTTGCGGGAACGGTAATGCCTTGGCGTGCAGCACTTCGCGTAGTGGGATTCGTCCGGCGACGGAAACTCAGGGTGGGGACTAGCCCACGTGTACCCACTATGCGTGTAGTCGCGGTGACTGCCGTGAGCGTGACGTTGCTCCTGATTTTCGGTTCTCTTTTTGTCAGTGCAGATCCGGAGTTCGCGAAGATCTTCGGCGATGCACCCGCTGTACGAGTGGACGAACCGATCGCGCGTCTGGTCATCGGTGCGCTCGTAGCATTTGTCACGCTGAGTGCAGTGTATCTTCGACGCCGAAGTCCGAGCGTTGACGCGCTTGCGCCGAAACCGGCCGTGCCGCTGCCTCTCTGGGAGTGGGCAGTACCACTGGCGGTACTCAATATCCTGTTCCTGGGATTTGTTGCAGTACAGCTGAAGACACTGTTCGGCGGCGACAAGCACGTTCAGGTTACCGATGGTCTGACGTACGCGAACTATGCGCGCCAAGGCTTCTGGCAGTTGATGGCTGTGACGGTACTGACGCTGGTGGTTATCGCTGTCGCCGTGCGCCGCGTAGATCGCGGAGATCGACGATCGCGAAACTTGGCTCGAGGACTTCTCGGAGTGCTCTGCGCTTTCAGCTTGGTCATCGTGGCATCCGCGGTTCATCGAATGTGGCTGTACGAGAACCAGTACGGCTTCACCAGGCTGCGGGTGAGCGTCTTCGCTGCAGAAATCCTGCTCGGGGTGGTGTTCATTCTGCTCATCGCGGCAGGCGTGCGGATGTCGGGCAAGTGGCTGCCGATCGGTGTTCTGGCAACGGCCGTGGTGGGGCTGCTGGCATTTGCCGTGTTCAACCCGGATGCCTACATCGCGGAGAAGAATGTCCAACGTTTCGAGAACGGAAAAACTATCGACACGTTCTACCTGAGCACACTCTCAGCGGATGCCGTTCCGGCACTGGACCGGCTGCCCGAGCCGCAGCGCAGCGACGCCCTGATGTACTTGAAGCAGGAACTGCTCGGATCCGAGGATTCGTGGTGGGAGTTCAACAGTTCTCGCGAGCGGGCACGGGAGATTCTGGCTGGGTAG